A region from the Triticum aestivum cultivar Chinese Spring chromosome 3D, IWGSC CS RefSeq v2.1, whole genome shotgun sequence genome encodes:
- the LOC123077141 gene encoding G-type lectin S-receptor-like serine/threonine-protein kinase At2g19130 isoform X2 has product MAMVPLHILLGLLLLLQATPPCSSASGDTLAAGQVLTVRDKLVSANGRFALGFFQFPPPSNTTVSKSNTTTSTSPSSNWYLVIWFYKIPVFTTVWVANRDDPIVDPKPNLTQLKISSDGNLVIIHDDVVIWSTRVVNNNRTQTNSINTTSVVLMDSANLVLTSSSGQRLWESFDYPTDVVLPGAKFGWNKVTRLNRRAISRKSTVDPGLGSYSIELETNGKGIVLKRRKPSVVYRVYAPESSEILKLLPRIQKILQLDPRTNGLIVPNYTNNPEEEYYIYTSPDESSSSFLSLDISGQIKLNIWSQANQSWQAVFADPVDVCTPAATCGPFTVCDANAQPPCDCMENFSKKSPQHWAFGDRTHGCIRNTPLYCTSGKNTTTSTDMFHPIAKVTLPYNSQSVNLATTRSKCEESCLSSCSCTAYSYSNSNCSVWHGKLLAVSLSDGLEISSEDILYLRLAAKDLPSLGKDKRKPNVGVVTAASISSFGLLILMLLLVIWRKKLGWCGSPLYANQGPSGLIAFRYIDLAHATKNFSEHLGTGGFGSVYKGALSDSTTIAVKRLDGARQGEKQFRAETLGWQLLWAGTLVES; this is encoded by the exons atggccatGGTTCCCCTCCACATACTACTCGGCCTTCTCCTCCTCTTGCAAGCTACTCCTCCATGCTCCTCAGCAAGTGGCGATACTCTCGCGGCGGGCCAGGTGCTCACCGTCAGGGACAAGCTCGTCTCAGCAAACGGCAGGTTTGCGCTCGGCTTCTTCCAGTTTCCGCCACCAAGTAACACTACTGTTAGCAAGTCcaacaccaccacctccacctccccaAGCTCCAACTGGTACCTTGTCATATGGTTTTACAAGATACCAGTTTTTACTACCGTGTGGGTCGCCAATAGGGACGACCCAATCGTCGACCCCAAACCCAACCTCACACAGCTCAAAATCTCAAGCGATGGCAACCTTGTCATCATACACGATGATGTTGTAATCTGGTCCACTCGCGTTGTAAACAACAATAGGACACAAACCAACAGCATAAACACCACCAGTGTAGTCCTCATGGACAGTGCAAACCTAGTCCTTACATCATCATCTGGACAACGGTTATGGGAAAGCTTCGACTACCCAACAGATGTTGTGCTCCCTGGCGCCAAATTTGGCTGGAACAAGGTCACCCGTTTGAACCGTCGGGCAATCTCGAGAAAGAGCACCGTTGATCCGGGGCTTGGCTCGTATAGCATCGAGCTAGAAACCAATGGCAAAGGGATAGTCCTCAAGCGCCGTAAACCCTCGGTAGTGTATCGGGTTTATGCGCCTGAAAGTTCAGAGATATTGAAACTTTTACCAAGAATCCAAAAGATTCTACAATTGGACCCACGAACAAATGGTTTGATTGTCCCAAATTATACCAATAACCCAGAAGAGGAGTACTATATTTACACCTCGCCAGATGAATCATCCTCCTCATTTCTCTCGCTAGACATCTCTGGTCAAATCAAGCTGAATATCTGGTCACAAGCCAATCAATCTTGGCAAGCTGTATTTGCCGACCCTGTTGATGTCTGCACCCCAGCTGCAACCTGCGGACCTTTCACGGTATGCGACGCCAATGCGCAACCACCATGTGATTGCATGGAGAACTTCTCTAAGAAGTCGCCACAACATTGGGCGTTTGGTGATCGAACACATGGGTGCATCAGAAATACACCGCTATATTGCACCAGTGGCAAGAACACGACAACTTCGACAGACATGTTCCACCCAATTGCTAAAGTTACATTGCCCTACAACTCGCAAAGTGTAAACCTTGCTACCACTCGTAGTAAGTGTGAGGAATCTTGTCTCAGCTCATGCTCCTGCACGGCTTATTCCTATAGCAATAGCAATTGCTCTGTCTGGCATGGGAAACTGCTTGCTGTAAGTCTCAGTGATGGCCTTGAAATTAGTTCTGAAGATATTCTTTACCTGCGCCTTGCCGCCAAAGATCTGCCAAGTTTGGGAAAAGACAAAAGAAAACCAAATGTTGGAGTTGTTACTGCTGCAAGCATTAGTAGTTTTGGGTTACTAATTCTCATGTTGTTGTTAGTGATTTGGAGGAAAAAACTTGGATGGTGTGGTTCGCCGTTATACGCCAATCAAGGCCCTAGTGGGTTAATCGCGTTTAGATACATTGATTTAGCTCATGCTACAAAAAACTTCTCTGAACATTTGGGAACAGGTGGTTTTGgttctgtatataaaggagcactAAGTGACTCGACTACTATAGCCGTAAAAAGGCTTGATGGTGCCCGCCAGGGGGAGAAGCAATTCAGAGCTGAG ACTTTGGGATGGCAGCTTTTGTGGGCAGGAACTTTAGTCGAGTCTTGA
- the LOC123077141 gene encoding G-type lectin S-receptor-like serine/threonine-protein kinase At2g19130 isoform X1: MAMVPLHILLGLLLLLQATPPCSSASGDTLAAGQVLTVRDKLVSANGRFALGFFQFPPPSNTTVSKSNTTTSTSPSSNWYLVIWFYKIPVFTTVWVANRDDPIVDPKPNLTQLKISSDGNLVIIHDDVVIWSTRVVNNNRTQTNSINTTSVVLMDSANLVLTSSSGQRLWESFDYPTDVVLPGAKFGWNKVTRLNRRAISRKSTVDPGLGSYSIELETNGKGIVLKRRKPSVVYRVYAPESSEILKLLPRIQKILQLDPRTNGLIVPNYTNNPEEEYYIYTSPDESSSSFLSLDISGQIKLNIWSQANQSWQAVFADPVDVCTPAATCGPFTVCDANAQPPCDCMENFSKKSPQHWAFGDRTHGCIRNTPLYCTSGKNTTTSTDMFHPIAKVTLPYNSQSVNLATTRSKCEESCLSSCSCTAYSYSNSNCSVWHGKLLAVSLSDGLEISSEDILYLRLAAKDLPSLGKDKRKPNVGVVTAASISSFGLLILMLLLVIWRKKLGWCGSPLYANQGPSGLIAFRYIDLAHATKNFSEHLGTGGFGSVYKGALSDSTTIAVKRLDGARQGEKQFRAEVSSIGLIQHVNLVKLIGFCCQGDNRLLVYEHMFNGSLDGHLFKSNAFVLNWDIRYQIVLGMARGLSYLHQSCRECIIHCDIKPENILLNASFSPKIADFGMAAFVGRNFSRVLTTFRGTVGYLAPEWLSGVAITPKVDVYSFGMVLFEIISGKRNLPETCTGSGAGDHVEYFPLQVISKLCGGDMQSLVDPQLHGDFDLKQAERVCKVALWCIQDNESDRPTMGEVVRVLEGLQEIDMLPMPKLLAAITGRPNGTSV, encoded by the coding sequence atggccatGGTTCCCCTCCACATACTACTCGGCCTTCTCCTCCTCTTGCAAGCTACTCCTCCATGCTCCTCAGCAAGTGGCGATACTCTCGCGGCGGGCCAGGTGCTCACCGTCAGGGACAAGCTCGTCTCAGCAAACGGCAGGTTTGCGCTCGGCTTCTTCCAGTTTCCGCCACCAAGTAACACTACTGTTAGCAAGTCcaacaccaccacctccacctccccaAGCTCCAACTGGTACCTTGTCATATGGTTTTACAAGATACCAGTTTTTACTACCGTGTGGGTCGCCAATAGGGACGACCCAATCGTCGACCCCAAACCCAACCTCACACAGCTCAAAATCTCAAGCGATGGCAACCTTGTCATCATACACGATGATGTTGTAATCTGGTCCACTCGCGTTGTAAACAACAATAGGACACAAACCAACAGCATAAACACCACCAGTGTAGTCCTCATGGACAGTGCAAACCTAGTCCTTACATCATCATCTGGACAACGGTTATGGGAAAGCTTCGACTACCCAACAGATGTTGTGCTCCCTGGCGCCAAATTTGGCTGGAACAAGGTCACCCGTTTGAACCGTCGGGCAATCTCGAGAAAGAGCACCGTTGATCCGGGGCTTGGCTCGTATAGCATCGAGCTAGAAACCAATGGCAAAGGGATAGTCCTCAAGCGCCGTAAACCCTCGGTAGTGTATCGGGTTTATGCGCCTGAAAGTTCAGAGATATTGAAACTTTTACCAAGAATCCAAAAGATTCTACAATTGGACCCACGAACAAATGGTTTGATTGTCCCAAATTATACCAATAACCCAGAAGAGGAGTACTATATTTACACCTCGCCAGATGAATCATCCTCCTCATTTCTCTCGCTAGACATCTCTGGTCAAATCAAGCTGAATATCTGGTCACAAGCCAATCAATCTTGGCAAGCTGTATTTGCCGACCCTGTTGATGTCTGCACCCCAGCTGCAACCTGCGGACCTTTCACGGTATGCGACGCCAATGCGCAACCACCATGTGATTGCATGGAGAACTTCTCTAAGAAGTCGCCACAACATTGGGCGTTTGGTGATCGAACACATGGGTGCATCAGAAATACACCGCTATATTGCACCAGTGGCAAGAACACGACAACTTCGACAGACATGTTCCACCCAATTGCTAAAGTTACATTGCCCTACAACTCGCAAAGTGTAAACCTTGCTACCACTCGTAGTAAGTGTGAGGAATCTTGTCTCAGCTCATGCTCCTGCACGGCTTATTCCTATAGCAATAGCAATTGCTCTGTCTGGCATGGGAAACTGCTTGCTGTAAGTCTCAGTGATGGCCTTGAAATTAGTTCTGAAGATATTCTTTACCTGCGCCTTGCCGCCAAAGATCTGCCAAGTTTGGGAAAAGACAAAAGAAAACCAAATGTTGGAGTTGTTACTGCTGCAAGCATTAGTAGTTTTGGGTTACTAATTCTCATGTTGTTGTTAGTGATTTGGAGGAAAAAACTTGGATGGTGTGGTTCGCCGTTATACGCCAATCAAGGCCCTAGTGGGTTAATCGCGTTTAGATACATTGATTTAGCTCATGCTACAAAAAACTTCTCTGAACATTTGGGAACAGGTGGTTTTGgttctgtatataaaggagcactAAGTGACTCGACTACTATAGCCGTAAAAAGGCTTGATGGTGCCCGCCAGGGGGAGAAGCAATTCAGAGCTGAGGTGAGCTCAATTGGACTGATTCAACATGTTAACCTAGTCAAATTGATTGGTTTCTGTTGCCAAGGTGATAACAGATTACTTGTGTATGAGCATATGTTTAATGGATCTCTTGATGGACATCTATTTAAGAGCAATGCCTTTGTCTTGAATTGGGACATTAGGTACCAAATAGTCCTAGGAATGGCTAGAGGACTATCCTACTTGCATCAGAGTTGTCGCGAGTGCATCATACACTGTGATATTAAGCCAGAGAACATACTGCTCAATGCATCATTTTCTCCTAAAATTGCAGACTTTGGGATGGCAGCTTTTGTGGGCAGGAACTTTAGTCGAGTCTTGACTACATTCAGAGGAACTGTGGGTTATCTTGCCCCAGAATGGCTTAGTGGAGTTGCTATCACACCCAAAGTTGATGTTTACAGCTTTGGCATGGTACTGTTTGAGATCATATCAGGAAAGAGAAATTTACCTGAAACATGTACTGGTAGCGGTGCCGGCGATCATGTTGAATATTTCCCTCTGCAAGTCATCAGCAAGCTTTGTGGGGGAGATATGCAAAGTTTGGTTGATCCACAACTACATGGTGACTTTGATTTAAAACAGGCTGAGAGGGTTTGCAAAGTGGCATTATGGTGCATCCAAGATAACGAGTCTGATCGACCGACGATGGGTGAAGTGGTTCGGGTTCTCGAGGGTCTCCAGGAGATCGACATGCTTCCCATGCCAAAGCTACTTGCAGCTATAACTGGACGCCCTAATGGAACTTCAGTGTAA